GGCACGCTGGACCTGCTGGACGCCCTGTACCCCGGCGAGCCCGAGGAGGCCGCGCGGCGCACCCTCAAGCAGCACGTCCACCTGCTGCGCGAGGCGCTGGGCGCGGGCTGCGTGCTGAGCACCCCCGGGGGGTACGCCCTGGGCGCGGTGGGCAGCGACGCCGAGGCGTTCCTGGCGGGTGGTCCCGCCGCCCTGTGGCGCGGCCCCTACCTGGGCGGCCTGGCGGAGGGCTGGCAGCCGGGCGTGCGGGATGCCCTGAGCCTGGCCCTGCGCGAGCGGGTGGAGACGCTGCTCCTCTCCGACCCGCCGGAGGCGGCCCGCCTGGGCCGGGTGCTGTGCGAGATGGAGCCCTACGACGGGGAGGCGCTGCGGCTGACCCTGAGCGCCCTGGAGGCCGCGGGCGAGCACCGGGCGGCGGGGCAGTTCTACCGGGAGCGGCGCGCGGCGCTCTTGGAGGTGGGCGAGGTGCTGCCGGTGGAGGCCGGGGCCTTCGTGGGGACCTGACCCTTCCGGCCGGCAGGACGAGGCGCTCCGGCTTCCGGGCGAACGGCCCCACGGGGACAGGGGCCCCCTGCCCTCAGCCCTTCCCCTTACACTACCCCCATGCTGCTGACCATCATCGTGCTCGATTCCGTGGGGGTGGGGGCGCTCCCCGACGCGGCGAGCTTTGGGGACGTGGGGGCGCACACCCTCAACCACACCTTGGAGGCGGCCCCGGTCACCCTCCCCCATCTGGCCCGGCTGGGGCTGAGCCGGGTGCCGACCGTGCGGACCTCGCCCAACACCATCCCGGCGGGAGAGGTGGAGGGCGCCTTCGGCCGCCTGCGCGAGGTCAGCCCCGGCAAGGACACGAGCACCGGCCACTGGGAGTTTATGGGCGTGCAACTGGAACACGCCTTCCAGGTCTTCCCCGACGGCTTCCCGCCCGCCGTGATGGACCGTTTCGACGCGGCGACCGGGCGCGGGCACCTGTGCAACAAGCCCTACAGCGGCACGGACGTGATCCGCGACTACGGCGCGGAGCATCTTCGCACCGGCTTTCCCATCGTGTACACGAGCGCCGACAGCGTGTTCCAGATCGCCGCGCACGAGGACGTGGTGCCGCTGGAGACGCTGTACGCCTGGTGCCAGGCGGCGCGCGCGATCTTGCAGGGCGAGTACGCCGTCGCCCGGGTGATCGCCCGGCCCTTCCGGGGCGAGACCCCCTTCGAGCGGGCGAATGAACACCGCCGGGACTTCTCGCTCGTGCCGCCGCCCACCGTGCTCGACGCGCTGAAGGCGGCGGGGTGCGAGGTGGTGGGCATCGGCAAGATTCCCGACATCTACGCGCACCGGGGCTTCACCGAGGAGATCCACACCGACAGCAACGCGGACGGGATCGCCAAGACGCTCGCGCGGATGCGGCAGGGGGGAAACGGGCTGATCTTCACCAACCTGGTGGATTTCGACGCGAAGTTCGGGCACCGCCGCGATCCTCAGGGTTACAGCGCGGCGCTCGGGCAATTTGACGCGGCGCTGCCGGAGCTGCTGGCGGCGGTGCCCCGGGACGGCGCGCTCCTCGTCATCAGTGACCACGGGAACGACCCCACCTGGCACGGAACGGACCACACCCGCGAGTACGGGCTGCTGCTGGGCTGGCGCCCCGGGCTGACGGGGGCGGTGGACCTGGGCGAGCGCGCCACCTTTGCCGACGTGGGCGCGACCGCCGCCGAGGCGCTGGGGGCCGAGTGGGACGGGCCGGGTGAGAGCTTCTGGAGCGCCCTGAGGTGAACGGCGAGGCACCGGAAGCGCCCGACTTCCGCATCCAGCCGGAGGCCTTCACGCTCACCCTCTCGCTGGGGGGGCGGTACGCGGGCAGCCAGGAGTGGGCGATCCACCCCGAGCGCGGCGCCCTCGTGGCGCGGGTGCAAACTGACTTCGGCGGCGTGCTGCCGGAGGTGCGGCGGGTGCAGACGAGCCGCCTCCACCCCCGCTTCCTGACGAGCCTGCACTACGCGGAGGGCGACGGGCGGGGGCGGGCGAACTTCGAGACGACCTTCGACCGCCGCTCGGGCCTGACCACCCTGCGCCAGGGCAAGGAGGAGGCGACCGCGCCGCTGACCACCGACCACCACGACCCGGTGTCGCTGCTGCTGTGGCTGCGCACCCTGGAGGACGTGGACCGGGCCGACGCGCGGCTGACGGGCGGGCGCGTCCTCGTGCAGCGGCTGCCGGCGGCGGAGGTCGGCGGCCTGCCCGCCCGCGCGTACTTCCTGCGGCCCGGCGGGGCTTACGTCTACATCGAGCAGGCTCCCCCCCACCGCCTGCTGCGCCTGATCCAGCCCACCGACTTCGGCCCGGTCGAGGCCACCCTCCAGCCGCCCCGCAAGCCGCAGCCCGAACGGCGACGGCGGCGGGCGTCGTAGCTCGAACTTCCCCACCCTTCCCGGAGACCCCATGCAAGTCCTTCAAGGTGACGCCGCCCGCGCGGCCCTGACCCGAACCTTTTCCGAGATTCCCGTTCCCGACAGCGTCCTGGCACGGATTGAAGCCACCTTCGGCGAGCCCCTCACGCCCGAGCAGGTGGTCACCCGCATCCTCGCCGACGTGAGGGCGCGGGGCGACGACGCGCTGCTGGAGTGGACCGAGACGTTGGACGGCGCCCGAATTCATGCCCTGGAAGTTCCCCGCGGGGAGATCGAGGCGGCGCGGGTCGAGCCCGAACTCCAGGATGCGATTCGTCTGGCGGTGGGCCGGGTGCGGGCCTTCTACGAGCAGCAACCGGCCCACGGCTTTCTGGAACACGGGCCGGACGGGGCGCTGGGCCAGCTCGTGCGCCCGCTGGGCCGGGTCGGGGTGTACGTGCCCGGCGGCCTCGCTCCCCTGGTCAGCACGCTGATCCACACGGCGGTTCCGGCGCGGGTGGCGGGCGTGCCCGAGCTCATCGTCACCACGCCGCCCGCGCGGGACGGGACAGTGAACCCGGCGATTCTCGTCGCGGCCCGGGAGGTCGGGATTGACCGGGTGTTCCGGGTGGGGGGCGCGCAGGCCATCGGGGCGCTCGCCTACGGGACGGCCAGCGTGCCCGCCGTGGACAAGATCGCCGGGCCGGGCAACCTCTTCGTGGTGATCGCCAAGCGGATGGTGTACGGGCAGACGGGCATCGAGAGCCTGCCCGGCCCGACCGAGACCCTCGTGGTGGCGGACGACAGCGCAAGACCCGCCTTCGTGGCCGCCGACCTGCTCGCCCAGGCCGAACACCTGGGGGCCGAGCCCGTCCTGATCGGCACCAGCCGCGACCTGCTCGTGGAGGTGCAAAACCAGTTGGGCGGCCAGCTCGAGGCCCTGCCCGAGCCCAACCGGAGCTGGGCGCGCGACAGCGTGCTGGCCCGGATGAAGGTCGTTCTGGCCGCCAGTCTGGACGAGGCCCTCGACCTTGCCAACCTGTATGCCCCCGAGCACCTGTGCCTGCTCACCCGCGACCCCTGGAGCCTGCTCGGGCGGGTGCGGCGGGCGGGCGGCGTCTTTGTCGGCGAGGCGAGCATGGAGGCGCTGGGCGACTACGTGGCGGGTCCCAGCCACGTCATGCCGACCGGCGGCACCGCCCGCTTCTTGAGCCCCGTCAACGTTCGCGACTTCCAGAACATCATCAGCGTGGTGGGCGTGAACGAGGCCGCCCTGCGCCGCATCGGCCCCCCCGCCGCCGTCCTCGCCCGCGCCGAGGGGCTGGAGGCCCACGCCCGCGCCATCGAGGCCCGGTTGATGCCGGAGGTGCCCGACGCTCACCCGGAAGCGACGTTGGAGGCGGTGAAGGGAACGGAGGAGCGCGAGGTGTAGCGAGGCGGGGAGCCAGGAGCCTCATCCTCTCTGGCCCCACGCTTCAGCCCGGCAAAAGGGAGAGGCCCACTCGCCTCCCCCTTGTCCCGTCCCCGCCGTTTACCCGCCGCTGACGGCTTCGAGGTCGTAGTTGTTCAGAATCTCGGTCTGGATGTCGGGGGTGCCGTTGTAGATGTTCCAGCCGTACTTGGTGCCCTGGAAGAACTGGTTGTCGCGCCCCGCGTACACGAGCAGCTTGCCGTTGTCGCGGCTGAGGACCACGTCGCCGGTGTCGAAGCGGCCGTTGTTGTTCGCGTCGCGGAAGACGACCACCCGGTAGGTGCCGTAGGGCACGTTGCGGGGCAGGGTGAGGGTATAGCCGCCCGTCAGGAACTTGTCGATCACCTGCGGCTGGCTGCCGTTGGCGGTGTACTGCCCGCTGTTGTACCCGACCACCGCCAGCCCGAGGTTCTGGTTGGGGCTGAACCCCTTGAGCTGCCCCGAGACGGCGGCGCTGCGGGTGCCGAAAAGGCTGCACGAGCTGAGGGCGAGCGTACCGAGCGTGGCGACAGCGAGAATCTTCTTCATGGCGAGACCTCCTCGGGAATGTGCCTCACGCTACCGAGTGTGAAGGGCAGGGGCAACCCGGCAACCCTTCCCGCTGGGCTCACGGGAGGCTCATGGGGAGGGTGGCGGGGGCGGCACACCTGACGGAGCCTTCATCCGCCGGGGGCGGCTATAGTGGCGGCGATGCAGAGGCCTCCCTTCACCGCCCTTGCCGCCGTCTACGACGCGATCATGGCGGATGTGGAGTACGACCACTGGGTGGACTTCGTGCTGACCTATGCCCGGGACGGCGGGCTGGAGGCGGAGACGGCACTCGACCTGGCCTGCGGCACCGGGGGCTTCACCCGCGAACTGTACGGGACGGGACTGCGCGTCCACGGCCTGGACGGCAGCGCCGAGATGCTGGAGGTAGCGCGGGAACGTCTGCCCGCCGATGTGGCCCTGAGCGTGGGCGACCTGCGGACCTTCGATCTGGGCGAAACTTTCGACCTCGTCACCTGCGTGTTCGACAGCCTGAACAACCTGCTGACGCCGGGGGACCTGGGCGCCGCGCTGGGGCGGGCCCGCGCCCACCTGCGGCCCGGCGGCCTGCTCGCCTGCGACCTGAACACCCGGCTGGGCGTGCGGGAACTGTGGGAGGGGAGCCAGATAGAGGGGCTGGCCGATCTGCCGGACGGCCGCGAGGTGCATTACCACTGGTCGCACCACTACGACCCGGGCACAGAACTGGGCGTGGTGCAGGCCTTCTGCCGGGTCGAGGACGGCGAGGGCGGGCTGGACGAGTTCGTGGAGGAGCACCGCGAGCGCGGCTACGACCCGGCGGACCTCGAACCGCTGCTGGCGGGAGCGGGTTTCACGCGCTGGGAGATCGTGGAGTACCCGGATTACGCGCCTCCTTCGGCGGACACGGCCCGGGTATGGGTGTTCGCGTGGGCCTGAGGGTTCCGGTTCTGGGGGCAGGCGGCTGGGGCACGGCGCTCGCGGTCGCGGCCACGCGGGCCGGTCATCCCGTGACCCTGTGGGCCCGGCGTCCCGACTTCGCGGCGCGGCTGGCCGAGGTGCGCGAGAACCGCGAGTACCTGCCGGGCGTGGCGTTGCCGGACGGGGTGAAGGTGACCCCGGACCTCGGGCGGGCGGTGGAGGGCTCGGACTTCGCGCTCGTCGTCGTGCCCAGCGTCGGCGTGCCGGACCTGCTGGCGGGGTTACCGCGCGACCTCGGCGTGGTGCTGTGTGCCAAGGGCCTCGCCCCCGACGGGGGAAGGCTGACCGACCTGGCGCGGGCGCTGGGCTTTACCCGCGTCGCGGTCCTGAGCGGCCCCAACCATGCGGAGGAGGTGGGCCGGGGCCTGCCCGCCGCCACGGTGGTGGCGAGTGCCGACCCGGGCCTGGCGGAGGCGGTTCAGAGCGCGCTCGTCTCCCCCGCCCTGCGCGTCTACACCAGCCGGGACGAGGTCGGTGTGGAACTCGGCGGCGTGCTCAAGAACGTCATCGCCCTCGCGGCGGGGTTGGGGGACGGCCTGCGGCTGGGCGACAACGCTAAGGCGGCCCTGATCACCCGGGGCCTGCGCGAGATGAGCCGCTACCTCGTCTCGCAGGGCGCCCACGAGGACACCGTGTACGGCCTGAGCGGGCTGGGCGACCTCGTGGCGACCGCGACGAGCCGCCACAGCCGCAACCGCGCGGCGGGCGAGGCCATCGCGCGGGGTGACCATCCCCTGAATAACGGGCCGGCGCAGGGCGGGAAAGTGGTGGAGGGGCTGCGGACGGCGGGCCTCCTCGACGCCTGGGCCACCGCCCACGGCCACGACCTCCCCATCGTGCGGGCGGTGGCG
The genomic region above belongs to Deinococcus aerius and contains:
- a CDS encoding phosphopentomutase, which translates into the protein MLLTIIVLDSVGVGALPDAASFGDVGAHTLNHTLEAAPVTLPHLARLGLSRVPTVRTSPNTIPAGEVEGAFGRLREVSPGKDTSTGHWEFMGVQLEHAFQVFPDGFPPAVMDRFDAATGRGHLCNKPYSGTDVIRDYGAEHLRTGFPIVYTSADSVFQIAAHEDVVPLETLYAWCQAARAILQGEYAVARVIARPFRGETPFERANEHRRDFSLVPPPTVLDALKAAGCEVVGIGKIPDIYAHRGFTEEIHTDSNADGIAKTLARMRQGGNGLIFTNLVDFDAKFGHRRDPQGYSAALGQFDAALPELLAAVPRDGALLVISDHGNDPTWHGTDHTREYGLLLGWRPGLTGAVDLGERATFADVGATAAEALGAEWDGPGESFWSALR
- the hisD gene encoding histidinol dehydrogenase, with the translated sequence MQVLQGDAARAALTRTFSEIPVPDSVLARIEATFGEPLTPEQVVTRILADVRARGDDALLEWTETLDGARIHALEVPRGEIEAARVEPELQDAIRLAVGRVRAFYEQQPAHGFLEHGPDGALGQLVRPLGRVGVYVPGGLAPLVSTLIHTAVPARVAGVPELIVTTPPARDGTVNPAILVAAREVGIDRVFRVGGAQAIGALAYGTASVPAVDKIAGPGNLFVVIAKRMVYGQTGIESLPGPTETLVVADDSARPAFVAADLLAQAEHLGAEPVLIGTSRDLLVEVQNQLGGQLEALPEPNRSWARDSVLARMKVVLAASLDEALDLANLYAPEHLCLLTRDPWSLLGRVRRAGGVFVGEASMEALGDYVAGPSHVMPTGGTARFLSPVNVRDFQNIISVVGVNEAALRRIGPPAAVLARAEGLEAHARAIEARLMPEVPDAHPEATLEAVKGTEEREV
- a CDS encoding class I SAM-dependent DNA methyltransferase produces the protein MQRPPFTALAAVYDAIMADVEYDHWVDFVLTYARDGGLEAETALDLACGTGGFTRELYGTGLRVHGLDGSAEMLEVARERLPADVALSVGDLRTFDLGETFDLVTCVFDSLNNLLTPGDLGAALGRARAHLRPGGLLACDLNTRLGVRELWEGSQIEGLADLPDGREVHYHWSHHYDPGTELGVVQAFCRVEDGEGGLDEFVEEHRERGYDPADLEPLLAGAGFTRWEIVEYPDYAPPSADTARVWVFAWA
- a CDS encoding NAD(P)H-dependent glycerol-3-phosphate dehydrogenase translates to MGVRVGLRVPVLGAGGWGTALAVAATRAGHPVTLWARRPDFAARLAEVRENREYLPGVALPDGVKVTPDLGRAVEGSDFALVVVPSVGVPDLLAGLPRDLGVVLCAKGLAPDGGRLTDLARALGFTRVAVLSGPNHAEEVGRGLPAATVVASADPGLAEAVQSALVSPALRVYTSRDEVGVELGGVLKNVIALAAGLGDGLRLGDNAKAALITRGLREMSRYLVSQGAHEDTVYGLSGLGDLVATATSRHSRNRAAGEAIARGDHPLNNGPAQGGKVVEGLRTAGLLDAWATAHGHDLPIVRAVARVASGEWTPDVGIASLMGRDAKPELEG